Within the Streptomyces vilmorinianum genome, the region CCTCTTCCCATCGAGCGTGTCGAGCTCCGCCAGACTATCGAACCCTTATTCGAAAATGCGCTTCTGCCACGCAACACCCCTCGTTCGAGTGACAGCGCTCAAGGATTGGCGCGCGCTGCCGAGGGGAGATCTTCTGCGGGAGGCGGACCGCTCGGGGAAAACGGTCCGAGGGGATGACCCTGGGAGCTCGGGGCTCCGGGTCAGCACAGGGGAGGACAGGCCCCGGCGCCCATGGGCGCCGGGGCCCTCTGTCTGATGACGCACCGCCCCCGACGCCCTCATCGCAGACCCTCCCCGGCCTCGCACCCGGCCTCGCACGACCTGACCCCAGCCTGGCACGCCGAGAATGCGGCCGTGGCGATTCCGCCGTAAAACGGGCCCGGCCGGTTGCGAGAGACTCCTGAGAGCACCTCGCAACCGGCCGGGCCGGTAGATGGTGGGGCCTACCGCTTGGCGACGAAGACGTGCGCCGCGACGTCCGCGGCCAGCTCCGCCGCCTCGCCGCTGCTGCCGACCAGGACACCGCCCGCCGACTCCGTCACGCTCACCACGGAGCCGGGCTGCACGCCCGCACGCCGCAGCGTGTACATCAGCTGGGCGTCCGTCTGGATGGGCTCGCCGATCCGGCGCACGATCACCGTCTTGGCCTCGCCGCTCGCGTCCAGGTCCGCGAGCGACACCATCGAGTCGTCGAGGAAGGACTCCGCCTCGGCCTTCTCGCCCAGCTCCTCCAGACCCGGGATCGGGTTGCCGTACGGCGACTCCGTCGGGTGCCGCAGCAGCTCCAGCACGCGCCGCTCCACGGCCTCGCTCATCACGTGCTCCCAGCGGCACGCCTCCGCGTGGACCTGCTCCCACTCCAGGCCGATCACGTCGACGAGCAGGCACTCGGCGAGCCGGTGCTTGCGCATGACGCGCGTGGCCAGCCGCCGGCCCTCGTCCGTCAGCTCCAGGTGCCGGTCGGAGGCGACAGCCACCAGACCGTCGCGCTCCATACGGGCCACCGTCTGGCTCACCGTGGGGCCGCTCTGATCGAGCCGCTCCGCGATCCGGGCGCGCATGGGGACCACACCTTCCTCTTCCAGCTCGAGGATGGTGCGGAGATACATCTCCGTTGTGTCGATCAGTCCGGACATACGTGCCCCTCGATGAGTCGTGCGCTGGCCCTGCCCCAATTCTGACGCATCCCACCGACAACCGTGCCGCGCTGACCGAAGGGCGGTATTGACAGGGCAATGGTCCAGACCGCAACGTGATCCGCGACACGGCGACGTGACACGACGAGAAGGGCCTCTGGGATGAGCGAGAGCAAGCTGGCCGGGCAGTTCTTCGACGCCGCGATCGGTCTGCTGCAGCGGGTACGCGACGAGGACGCGGAGGAGATCGCCGCCGCCGGCGCCGCGATCGCCGCCGCCGTCGCCTCGGGCCATCACCTCTTCGCCTTCGGTGCCGGACACTCCTCCCTCGCCGCCCAGGACGTCGTCTACCGTGCGGGCGGCCTCGCCCTGATGAACCTGCTGGCCGTACCGGGGGTCGTGGGCGTCGACGTCATGCCGGCGACGCTCGGCTCGGCCCTGGAACGCGTGGACGGCCTCGCGGGCGCGGTGCTCGACTCCTCGCCCGCCCGGTCCGGAGACGTCCTGATCATCGTCTCCCTCTCCGGCCGCAACGCCCTGCCCGTCGAGATGGCGATGAACGCCCGCGCCCTGGGCCTGACCGTCATCGGGGTGACCTCGGTGGCGTACGCGACGGAGACGAAGTCCCGGCACGTCTCGGGGACGTATCTGAAGGACCACTGCGACATCGTCCTCGACTCGAAGATCGCCATCGGCGACGCCGAACTCACCCACGAGGGCATCGAGGCCCCCTTCGCCCCCGCCTCGACGGTCGTCACCAGCGCCCTGATGCAGGCCACGATGGCGGCGGCGGCCGAGGAGATGGTCCGCCTCGGCATCGAGCCGCCGCTGCTGCGCTCGGGGAACGTCGACGGCGGGCACGAGTGGAACGGACGCGTGATGGACGAGTACCGCGACCGGATCTTCTACCGCCGCTGAGCGCCGGGGGCGCACCCCCTCCACCAGGGGGCGTTGCATGTTCATGCGAAGGAGTGCATACTTCTGCGTATGTCCAAAGTGCTCACCTCCCTGCCCGTCGCCGCTCGTGTCGGAATCGCCTTCTCCGGGGGCCTCGACACCTCGGTAGCGGTCGCCTGGATGCGGGAGAAGGGTGCCGTGCCGTGCACCTACACCGCTGACATCGGCCAGTACGACGAGCCCGACATCGCGTCGGTGCCCGGTCGCGCCAAGGCGTACGGCGCCGAGATCGCCCGCCTGGTCGACTGCCGGGCCGCCCTCGTGGAGGAGGGGCTCGCGGCCCTGACGTGCGGGGCGTTCCACATCCGGTCCGGCGGCCGCGCGTACTTCAACACCACGCCGCTGGCGCGGGCCGTCACGGGCACCCTGCTGGTGCGCGCGATGCTCGAGGACGACGTGCAGGTCTGGGGCGACGGCTCCACCTTCAAGGGCAACGACATCGAGCGGTTCTACCGCTACGGCCTGCTGGCGAACCCCTCCCTGCGGATCTACAAGCCGTGGCTGGACGCCGAGTTCGTCACCGAGCTCGGTGGCCGCAAGGAGATGTCCGAGTGGCTGCTCGAGCGCGACCTGCCCTACCGGGACAGCGCGGAGAAGGCCTACTCCACGGACGCGAACATCTGGGGCGCGACCCACGAGGCCAAGGCGCTGGAGCACCTCGACGCGAGCATGGAGACCGTCCAGCCGATCATGGGCGTGCGGTTCTGGGACGACGCCACGCAGATCGCCGCCGAGGACGTCACGATCGGTTTCGAGCAGGGCCGGCCGGTGACGATCAACGGCAAGACGTTCGCCTCCGACGTCGACCTGGTCCTGGAGGCCAACGCCATCGGCGGCCGGCACGGCATGGGCATGTCCGACCAGATCGAGAACCGGGTCATCGAGGCCAAGAGCCGGGGCATCTACGAGGCGCCGGGCATGGCGCTGCTGCACGCGGCGTACGAGCGGCTCGTCAACGCGATCCACAACGAGGACACCCTCTCGATCTACTACAGCGAGGGACGGCGGCTCGGCAGGCTCCTGTACGAGGGCCGCTGGCTGGACCCGCAGGCGATGATGCTGCGCGAGTCGCTGCAGCGCTGGGTCGGCACGGCGGTGACCGGCGAGGTGACCCTCCGGCTGCGTCGCGGCGAGGACTACACCATCCTCAACACCACGGGCCCCGCGTTCAGTTACCACCCGGACAAGCTCTCCATGGAGCGGACCGAGGACGCCGCCTTCGGGCCGGTCGACCGCATCGGTCAGCTGACCATGCGTAACCTCGACATCGCCGACTCCCGCTCCAAGCTGGAGCTGTACGCCGGACTCGGCATGATCGGCACCCCGACCCCGGCACCGATCGGTGCCGCCCGGACGACCAGCCTGATCGGCGCGCTGCACGAGGGCGGCGCCGAGGCGATCGCGTCCGGCGGGAAGACGGACGAGGACGACGAGCTGCTCGACCACGCGGCGATGGAGTCCGGGACCGACTGACGGTACGTACGGGACGCCACGTACGGACATAGAAAGGGACACCCCCTTGGTTAGGGGGTGTCCCTTGTTACGTCTGCTGCTATGTCCCCGCCCAGCGCGGCGCAGAGCCAGTAGTGCGCGGCGCCGGGGGTGGGTTCCGCCGGGCCGGACGCGGGGGTGGCCAGTTCGGCGGCGAGTTGCCAGTAGCGGCCGATCACCGGATGGGCACCCTGCGCGAGCGTGCCCTTGAGGCTGCGGCGGAAGGCGGGGGTGTCCGCCGTGCCCCGCGTGCCGTGCGAGCGGGCGTAGGCGGAGACGAAGCAGTCGAGCGCCTCGCCCGCGCGGGGTGCCCGCCCGGCCCGCAGGTCCGGCGCGGCCAGTGCGTACGCCTCGCCGAGCCCCTCGTAGAGCACGCTCGGGCGGCCGTCCCCGTCGTCGGGATGCACGACGAGTCGACGCCCGTCGGCCATGGCGTCGGAGACGAGGGCGTGCAGGCGGGCGAAGGCCAGCACCTGGGCAGGCGTCGGATCCTCCGGTGGCTGCGGAACCGCCGCGTCGACGACCGTGGCGGCGACCCGCGCCGGAAGCCGTACGGGGAGCGTACGGCGCCAGAAACGCACCAGGGCCGCCGTGTCGGGCAGGGCGGGTACGGCCCCGAGCAGCCGCAGGCGCTCCGCGCGCTCCCCGGCGGTGCAGTCCTGGAGGAGCCGGAGGGACGCCTCCTGCCAGCGCAGCGCGGTCAGCCGTGAGCCGAGCTCCCGCAGCCGCCCCGCGATGACGTCCTCCAGCGTGTCGTCCTGGTCGAGGACCCGGCCCACCGTCGGGACCGGCAGGTCGAGGGTGCGCAGCGAGCGGATCAGCCGGAGCCGGTCGAGCGCCTCGGGCCCGTACCGGCGGTGGCCGCCGCTGCTGCGGCCGGCCTCGGGCAGCAGACCTCGGTCGGAGTAGAAGCGCACGGTCTTGACGGTGACGCTCGCGCGCTCGGCGAGCTCTCCGATGCTCCATATGCCTTCGGCGGCCACGACTTGAACCTCCCTCAGGGGGAGTTCCTACGGTACCGGCGAGGCCGAAAGAGCAGACGGCGAGGAGACGATCATGGCGACTTTCGTGTTGGTGTCGGGCCCCTTCACGGGCGGTTGGGTGTGGGACGAGGTGACCGCCCGGCTCCAGAAGTCGGGGGCCGAGGTGTATCCGGTGACGCTCACCGGCATGGGGGATCCGGCGGGACCCGACACGGACCTGGAGACGCACATCGAGGACCTGGTGCGGCTGATCGACCGGATCGATGCTCCGGGCGTGGTGCTCGTCGGGCACGACTACGGGATCCACCCGGTCCTGGGTGCCGCCGACCGGCGTCCGGTGCGGATCGCCCGGATCGTCTACCTCGACGCCGGGATGCCCCGGGACGGTGACCCGGCCCTCGCGTTCGTACCCGATCAGGAGGTCCGCGAGCGGCTGTCGTCGGGGGAGGGCGGGCCGACCGTTCCTCCGCCGTCGGGGGATGGCTGGGAGCACTGGGGCAGCACCGACGGGATCCCGGTCGATGCCCTCGACCGGCTCGACCGGCTCTCCGTACCCCAGCCGTCGAAGACGCTGACCCAGCCGCTCCGGCTCTCCGGCTCCCCCTTCGACCGGGCGGTGACGGGCGTCCTCTGCACCGCCAACGGTTCCTCCCTCGCCATGGTCGAGATGGCGGTCGCCTCGGGGCCGCCGCAGTTCCGGGTGCTCGCGGGGCCCGAAGTGACCTTCTTCGAACTCGGCACCGGCCACTGGCCGATGCTGTCCGCCCCGGAGGAGCTGGCGGGGGTGCTGCTCCGGGCGGCCGTGGGCGAGGGGCACCGGGTGAGCGCGCCGGCGGAGCACGAACGGCCGCAGTATCTCGGGCCGTTCCTCATGGACGTGGCGGAGGCGCCCCGCGAGCGCATCGGGCGGGTCGACCTCCATCTGCCGGCCGATCTGCCGGATGCAGATCACCCGCGTCCCGCCGTGGTGTTCGTCCACGGCGGCCCGATCTCCCCCGACCAGCGGCCCGGCCCGCGCGACTGGCCCATGTACGTCGGCTACAGCCGGCTGGCGGCGAGTATGGGAGCGATCGGTGTGATGCCGGAACACCGGCTGCACGGCCTCGCGGACTACGCGCGTGCCGCCGAGGACCTCGCCGAAGCGGTCGAACTCGTCCGGGCGGACCCGCGCGTCGACGAAGACCGCGTCGCGCTGTGGTTCTTCTCCGCCGGCGGGCTGCTGTCCTCGGACTGGCTCGCGGCGCCCCCGCCGTGGCTGCGCTGTGTGGCGATGAGCTATCCCGTACTCGCGCCGCCGCCCGGCTGGACGCTCGTGGACAGCCGGTTCCGGCCGGCGTCCACGGTGGGTTCGGCGGGGGCCCTGCCGATCGTGCTGACCCGGGTGGGTCTGGAGCACGACGTGATCGCGACGACGGTCGAGGAGTTCCTGACCGCCGCCGGGAACACCGGGGCCGATGTCGAGGTGATCGATGTGCCGCTCGCCCACCACGGGTTCGAGACGATCGACCACAGCGAGCAGACACGCGACGCCGTCGACCGGGCGGCGCGGTCCGTCCTCGGTCACCTGCTGAGCTGAGAGCCGTCAGGCGTCCCCGAACCGCACCCGGACCGTCAGGCCGCCGCCCTCCGCGTTCGGCGAGGCCGTCGCCGTGGCGCCGTGGGCGCGGGCGACCGAGTCCACGATCGACAGGCCGAGGCCCGCGCCCTCGCCGGGGGCGTGGGCGCGTTCGGTCAGGCGGCGGAAGGGTTCGAAGAGCAGCGGGACCGTGGCGGCCGGGACCTCGGGCCCGGTGTTCGTCACCTCGATGCCGACGTCCGGGCCGGTACGGACCTCCACCCTGCCCTCGGGTGCGTTGTGCCGTACGGCGTTCGCGAGCAGGTTGTGGATCAGCCGGTCCAGGAGCACCGGGTCCCCGTCGACGGTCAGCGGCCGGGCCCGTACCGAGACCGTGACCCGGCGTTCCGCCGCCTCGTCCGCCAGCGCGGCCACCGCCTTCCGGGCGGCCTCGTGGACCGGCACCGGCCGCCGCTCCCGCAGCCCTTGGTCGGAGGCGGCGAGGAGCAGCAGCCCCTCGATGATCCGTTCGCTGTCGTCGGCGACCTCGATCAGCTTCGACCGGATCCGGGCCACCCGCTCCGGGGACGGCTCCCCCGCGAGACCGATCTCGGCCGCCGCCCGCTGGACGGCGACCGGGGTGCGCAGTTCGTGCGCGGCGTTCGCCGCGAACCGCTGCTGGGCGGAGACGAGCCGTTCCATCCGGCCCAGCATCCCGTCGAAGGTGTCGGCGAGCCGCTTCAGCTCGCCCGGCGGCCCGCCGAGCGCGATCCTCTCGTGCAGGTTCTCGCCCGACAGCCTTCGCGCCGTCTCGGTGATCACGGCGACCGGGCGGAGCACCCGGCCCGCCACCCACCAGGCGACCAGGACGGAGAGCAGCGCGTACACGGCGAGGACGGTGACCGAGACCGTCAGGAGCCGCTCCAGGGCGGCGGACTCGGCCGCGTCGCTGACCGTCCGCGTGATCGCGAGCGCCTGGCGGGGTACGGCTCCGGGCGGGATCGGACCGGGGCTGGCCGGCGCGGCGCTCGGGAGGTCCGTAGGGAAGGACGTCGGCAGGTCCTCTAGCCGCTGCGCCGGTACGGCGGTGGTGACGGCCATGCTGATCGACGAGTACAGGCCCTCCTTCACCAGCACGTACACGACCCCCGTGAGCAGCGCGCCCGCGAGGACGAGCAGCCCTCCGTACAGGGTCGTCAGCCGGGCCCGTTCACTCCGTACGAAGGGGATCATGACGCGATCCGGTAGCCGGCGCCCGGCACCGTCTCCACCACCGGCGGCTCGCCCAGCTTGGCCCGCAGCTTGCTCAGCGTCACCCGTACCGCGTTCGTCCGGTAGCTCGTGTGCTCCTCCCAGACCTGCTCGATCAGGTCCTCGCCGCTGACCACGGCCCCCTCGGCCCTCAGCAGCGCCTCCAGGACCGCGAACTCCTTCCGGGACAGGTGCAGGTGGCGCCCGTCGCGGCTGGCCTGGCGGCGGGCGGTGTCCAGGACGATCCCAGCCTGTTCCAGGACGGGGGGCAGCGCGGGCCGGGCGCGCCGGCCGAGCGCCAGGACCCGGGCGAGCAGCTCGTCGTACGCGAAGGGCTTGGCCAGGTAGTCGTCGGCGCCGAGGCCGAGGCCCTCGACCCGGTCCCGTACCGTCCCCGCCGCCGTCAGCATCAGCACCCGGGTCATCAGCCGCTGCTCGACCACGTGGCGGCACACGTCGTCGCCGTGCATCCCGGGCAGGTCACGGTCCAGGACGAGGACGTCGTACTCCCCGAGCCGCAGTTTCCGCAGGGCTTCGAGGCCGTCGGCCGCGACGTCCACGGCGAGCGCGTCGCGGCGCAGCCCCTCGGCGATCATCTCGGCGAGAAACGCCTCGTCCTCCACCAGCAGTACGCGCATGGCCCCTGTGTATCCGAAAGGGACCTTTCGCCGGTGTTAACCAATCCGCTGAGAGAAGCGAAACATCCCTTCGCGGCACGCTCCCGCCCATGACAACTCGACTGACCACTCGACTGACCACTCGACTGACCACTCGACTGACCACTCGACTGACGACTCGGCTGACGACTCGCCGCGACATCAAGCTGGCCGCCGCTGCTGCGCTCGCCTCGCTCTCCCTCCTCACCACGGCCGCCTGCTCCGCCTCCGGCGACAAGGCCGGGACGACAGGCACCAGCGAGGAGGGCAAGAAGGCCGACCAGGCCTTCGAGCACCGCAAGTGCCTGCGCGAGCAGGGTCTTGACGTGCCCGAGCCCAAGCCGGGCGAGGAGGGCGTCGGGCTCACCATCGGCGGCGACGGCATGTCGAAGGAGAAGATGGAGAAGGCGTTCAAGGCCTGTCAGGGCAAGGGCGGCGGCGCCGGGATGGGGAAGGAGCCGACGCAGGCCGACAAAGACAAGGCCCTGGCGTACGCGAAGTGCATGCGCGAGAACGGGTTCAACATGCCCGATCCGAAGTTCGACGGCGGCGCGCAGCAGGCCATGCCGGTACCGGAGGGCGCGGAGCGGCAGAAGTTCGAGAAGGCGAACAAGGCGTGCGAAGGCGCGGCGCGATGAGCGAGCGTCCGATGAGCAGGCGAAAGCTCGTCGTCGCCCTGGTGGCGATCCTGGCGGTCGCGGGCGGGGGCGCGGCCGTCACCGCCCTGTCCGCGCCGGGACCGCGGCCGGTCACGAAGGACTCCGGGCTGCCGTACGCCACCGCCCCCATCACCCGCGGCGACCTCGGCAACAGCACCCAGCAGGACGGCACCCTGGGCCATCTCGGCGAGCGGAAGATCAACGCGGGCGCCGGTACGGCCGGGGTCCTCACCTGGCTCGCCCCGGCCGGGTCGGTCGTCGAGCGGGACGAGCGGCTCTACGAGGTCGACGGCGAGCCGGTCCGGCTGATGTACGGCGCCGAGCCCATGTACCGGACGCTCAAGACGGGCGACAAGGGCAAGGACGTGCGGCAGCTGGAGGAGAACCTCGCCGCGCTCGGCTACACCGGCTTCGACGTCGACGAGGAGTACACGGCGAAGACGGCGGCGGCCGTCAAGCGCTGGCAGAAGTCCCACGACCTGAAGCAGACCGGCACCGTCGGCCCGGACCGGATCGCGTTCGCGGGCAGTGCGGTACGGGTCAAGGAGGCGGGCGCCGCGCCCGGCGACCAGGTCGCGCCGGGCGGTCCGCTGCTGACCGTGACCGGTTCCGAGCGGGTCGTGCGCTTCCGGATCCCGGTCTCGGACGCGGAGTCGGCGAAGGCCGGCACCCGGGTGAAGGTCCGGCTGCCGGACGGTACCGAGCTGCCGGGGAAGGTGTCGGGGGTCGGGAAGAACGCGTCGGCGGGCGAGGACCCGCAGAACCCTCAGGACAGGACCCCGAAGATCGACATCACGGTCTCCTTCGACGACCCGCGGAAGGTCAAGGGCATCGACCAGTCCCCGGTCACCGTCGACCTCACCGGCGAGACCCGTAAGGACGTCCTGTCCGTACCCGTCAACGCGCTGCTCGCCCTGCCCGGCGGCGGCTTCGGGGTCCAGGTCGTCGAGAACGGGACGGCCCGGGACGTGGCGGTCGAGCTCGGCATGTTCGGGCAGGGCCGGGTCGAGATCAGCGGGGACGGGCTGCGCGAGGGCATGAAGGTCGGGGTGCCGTCCGCATGAGCACGGCGAACACGGGCGGCACGGTCAGCACGGCCGGCGCGGTCAGCACGGCCGGCGCGGGCGGCACGGTCGGCGCGGGCGGCGCGGCCGGCGCGGGCGGCACGGTCGGCGCGGCTGGCGCGGGCGGCACGGTCGGCGCGGGCGGCACGGTCGGCGCGGGCGGCACGGTGGTGCGGCTCTGCGGAGTCACCAAGGAGTACGCGGGCGGCGTCCGCGCCCTCGACGGCGTCGATCTCACGGTCATGGAAGGGGAGTTGCTGGGGATCGTCGGCCCGTCCGGCTCCGGGAAGTCGACCCTGCTGCACATCGTCGGCACGCTGGACCGGCCGACCGCCGGGACGGTGGAGCTCGCCGGCCATGACGTCGCCTCGCTCACGGACCGCAGGCTGTCGGCGCTGCGCGCCCGGCACATCGGGTTCGTGTTCCAGGCGTTCCATCTGGTGCCGGGGGTCGGCGCGTTGGAGAACGTCGCCGAGGGGCTGCTGTACTCGGGGCTGCCCCGGGCCCGGCGGCGGACGATGGCCGCCGAGGCGCTGGCCCGGGTCGGGCTCGCCGACCGGATGACGCACCGGCCGCACGAGCTGTCCGGCGGGCAGAAGCAGCGTGTCGCCATCGCCCGTGCGGTGGTCGGCGCACCCGATCTGCTGCTCGCCGACGAGCCGACGGGCGCGCTCGACTCGGCGTCGGGCGAGGCGGTGATGGAGCTGCTGCACGACCTGAACGCGGACGGCGCGACGATCGCGGTCATCACGCACGACACGGAGATCGCGGGGCGGTTGCCGCGCCAGGTCCGGATCCGGGACGGCCGGGTGGTGGCGGACACGGCACGCGGAAAGGTCGCGGTCTGATGTCCCGTACACGTACGTCTCGTACACGCAGGTCTCGTACGCACACGTCTCCTACACGCACCTTGAAGGCGGCCCGGCTCGGCCCTCGGGACGTCCTCCACGTCGGCTCGGCGGGGCTGCGCAGCCGCCCCGTACGGGTCGTGCTTTCGGCGCTCGGGATCGCCATCGGCATCGCGACGATGATCGCGGTGGTGGGCATCTCGGCCTCGAGCCAGGCCCAGTTGCTCCGGCAGCTCGACGCGCTCGGCACGAACATGCTGGTCGCGAAGCCGGGCGAGGGCATGTTCAGCGGGCAGGAGGTCAAGCTGCCCAAGGACGCTGTGGGCATGGTCGGCCGTATCGAGGGCGTGGAGGAGGCAGCCGCGACCGGCGACCTGACCCACTCGGTACGCCGCTCCGAGAAGATCCCCGAAGCCGAGACCGGCGGGATCGCGGTGAAGGCGGCCACGGAGGGACTCCTCGACGTGCTGCGCGGCGGGACGGCGTCCGGGACGTGGCTGAACGCCGCCAACGGCCGCTATCCGTCGGTGGTGTTGGGCCATGTCGCGGCCGAGCGGCTCGGCATCACCCGGCCGGGGCAGCAGGTCTGGGTCGACGACCGGTACTTCACCGTCATCGGCATCCTCGACCCGCTGCCGCTCGCCCCCGAGATCGAACGCTCGGCGCTGGTGGGCTGGGAGGGCGCGGAGCGGCTGCTGGGCTTCGACGGGCACCCGACGGCGGTGTACGAGCGGTCCACGGACGCGTCCGTACGGGACGTCCAGCGGCTCCTCGCCCCGACGATCGACCCGCAGAACCCGCAGAACGTGGCGGTCGGCGACCCGTCATCGGCGCTCAAGGCGAAGGCGGCGACGGAGGGCGCGTTCTCGACGCTGCTCCTCGGCCTCGGCGGGATCGCGCTCCTGGTGGGCGGGGTCGGCGTCGCCAACACCATGATCATCTCGGTCCTGGAACGCCGCCACGAGATCGGCCTGCGCCGCTCCCTG harbors:
- a CDS encoding metal-dependent transcriptional regulator, with protein sequence MSGLIDTTEMYLRTILELEEEGVVPMRARIAERLDQSGPTVSQTVARMERDGLVAVASDRHLELTDEGRRLATRVMRKHRLAECLLVDVIGLEWEQVHAEACRWEHVMSEAVERRVLELLRHPTESPYGNPIPGLEELGEKAEAESFLDDSMVSLADLDASGEAKTVIVRRIGEPIQTDAQLMYTLRRAGVQPGSVVSVTESAGGVLVGSSGEAAELAADVAAHVFVAKR
- a CDS encoding SIS domain-containing protein, whose product is MSESKLAGQFFDAAIGLLQRVRDEDAEEIAAAGAAIAAAVASGHHLFAFGAGHSSLAAQDVVYRAGGLALMNLLAVPGVVGVDVMPATLGSALERVDGLAGAVLDSSPARSGDVLIIVSLSGRNALPVEMAMNARALGLTVIGVTSVAYATETKSRHVSGTYLKDHCDIVLDSKIAIGDAELTHEGIEAPFAPASTVVTSALMQATMAAAAEEMVRLGIEPPLLRSGNVDGGHEWNGRVMDEYRDRIFYRR
- the argG gene encoding argininosuccinate synthase, translating into MSKVLTSLPVAARVGIAFSGGLDTSVAVAWMREKGAVPCTYTADIGQYDEPDIASVPGRAKAYGAEIARLVDCRAALVEEGLAALTCGAFHIRSGGRAYFNTTPLARAVTGTLLVRAMLEDDVQVWGDGSTFKGNDIERFYRYGLLANPSLRIYKPWLDAEFVTELGGRKEMSEWLLERDLPYRDSAEKAYSTDANIWGATHEAKALEHLDASMETVQPIMGVRFWDDATQIAAEDVTIGFEQGRPVTINGKTFASDVDLVLEANAIGGRHGMGMSDQIENRVIEAKSRGIYEAPGMALLHAAYERLVNAIHNEDTLSIYYSEGRRLGRLLYEGRWLDPQAMMLRESLQRWVGTAVTGEVTLRLRRGEDYTILNTTGPAFSYHPDKLSMERTEDAAFGPVDRIGQLTMRNLDIADSRSKLELYAGLGMIGTPTPAPIGAARTTSLIGALHEGGAEAIASGGKTDEDDELLDHAAMESGTD
- a CDS encoding MerR family transcriptional regulator gives rise to the protein MAAEGIWSIGELAERASVTVKTVRFYSDRGLLPEAGRSSGGHRRYGPEALDRLRLIRSLRTLDLPVPTVGRVLDQDDTLEDVIAGRLRELGSRLTALRWQEASLRLLQDCTAGERAERLRLLGAVPALPDTAALVRFWRRTLPVRLPARVAATVVDAAVPQPPEDPTPAQVLAFARLHALVSDAMADGRRLVVHPDDGDGRPSVLYEGLGEAYALAAPDLRAGRAPRAGEALDCFVSAYARSHGTRGTADTPAFRRSLKGTLAQGAHPVIGRYWQLAAELATPASGPAEPTPGAAHYWLCAALGGDIAADVTRDTP
- a CDS encoding alpha/beta hydrolase, with amino-acid sequence MATFVLVSGPFTGGWVWDEVTARLQKSGAEVYPVTLTGMGDPAGPDTDLETHIEDLVRLIDRIDAPGVVLVGHDYGIHPVLGAADRRPVRIARIVYLDAGMPRDGDPALAFVPDQEVRERLSSGEGGPTVPPPSGDGWEHWGSTDGIPVDALDRLDRLSVPQPSKTLTQPLRLSGSPFDRAVTGVLCTANGSSLAMVEMAVASGPPQFRVLAGPEVTFFELGTGHWPMLSAPEELAGVLLRAAVGEGHRVSAPAEHERPQYLGPFLMDVAEAPRERIGRVDLHLPADLPDADHPRPAVVFVHGGPISPDQRPGPRDWPMYVGYSRLAASMGAIGVMPEHRLHGLADYARAAEDLAEAVELVRADPRVDEDRVALWFFSAGGLLSSDWLAAPPPWLRCVAMSYPVLAPPPGWTLVDSRFRPASTVGSAGALPIVLTRVGLEHDVIATTVEEFLTAAGNTGADVEVIDVPLAHHGFETIDHSEQTRDAVDRAARSVLGHLLS
- a CDS encoding ATP-binding protein, whose product is MIPFVRSERARLTTLYGGLLVLAGALLTGVVYVLVKEGLYSSISMAVTTAVPAQRLEDLPTSFPTDLPSAAPASPGPIPPGAVPRQALAITRTVSDAAESAALERLLTVSVTVLAVYALLSVLVAWWVAGRVLRPVAVITETARRLSGENLHERIALGGPPGELKRLADTFDGMLGRMERLVSAQQRFAANAAHELRTPVAVQRAAAEIGLAGEPSPERVARIRSKLIEVADDSERIIEGLLLLAASDQGLRERRPVPVHEAARKAVAALADEAAERRVTVSVRARPLTVDGDPVLLDRLIHNLLANAVRHNAPEGRVEVRTGPDVGIEVTNTGPEVPAATVPLLFEPFRRLTERAHAPGEGAGLGLSIVDSVARAHGATATASPNAEGGGLTVRVRFGDA
- a CDS encoding response regulator transcription factor yields the protein MRVLLVEDEAFLAEMIAEGLRRDALAVDVAADGLEALRKLRLGEYDVLVLDRDLPGMHGDDVCRHVVEQRLMTRVLMLTAAGTVRDRVEGLGLGADDYLAKPFAYDELLARVLALGRRARPALPPVLEQAGIVLDTARRQASRDGRHLHLSRKEFAVLEALLRAEGAVVSGEDLIEQVWEEHTSYRTNAVRVTLSKLRAKLGEPPVVETVPGAGYRIAS
- a CDS encoding peptidoglycan-binding protein, giving the protein MSRRKLVVALVAILAVAGGGAAVTALSAPGPRPVTKDSGLPYATAPITRGDLGNSTQQDGTLGHLGERKINAGAGTAGVLTWLAPAGSVVERDERLYEVDGEPVRLMYGAEPMYRTLKTGDKGKDVRQLEENLAALGYTGFDVDEEYTAKTAAAVKRWQKSHDLKQTGTVGPDRIAFAGSAVRVKEAGAAPGDQVAPGGPLLTVTGSERVVRFRIPVSDAESAKAGTRVKVRLPDGTELPGKVSGVGKNASAGEDPQNPQDRTPKIDITVSFDDPRKVKGIDQSPVTVDLTGETRKDVLSVPVNALLALPGGGFGVQVVENGTARDVAVELGMFGQGRVEISGDGLREGMKVGVPSA
- a CDS encoding ABC transporter ATP-binding protein translates to MSTANTGGTVSTAGAVSTAGAGGTVGAGGAAGAGGTVGAAGAGGTVGAGGTVGAGGTVVRLCGVTKEYAGGVRALDGVDLTVMEGELLGIVGPSGSGKSTLLHIVGTLDRPTAGTVELAGHDVASLTDRRLSALRARHIGFVFQAFHLVPGVGALENVAEGLLYSGLPRARRRTMAAEALARVGLADRMTHRPHELSGGQKQRVAIARAVVGAPDLLLADEPTGALDSASGEAVMELLHDLNADGATIAVITHDTEIAGRLPRQVRIRDGRVVADTARGKVAV
- a CDS encoding ABC transporter permease; translation: MSRTRTSRTRRSRTHTSPTRTLKAARLGPRDVLHVGSAGLRSRPVRVVLSALGIAIGIATMIAVVGISASSQAQLLRQLDALGTNMLVAKPGEGMFSGQEVKLPKDAVGMVGRIEGVEEAAATGDLTHSVRRSEKIPEAETGGIAVKAATEGLLDVLRGGTASGTWLNAANGRYPSVVLGHVAAERLGITRPGQQVWVDDRYFTVIGILDPLPLAPEIERSALVGWEGAERLLGFDGHPTAVYERSTDASVRDVQRLLAPTIDPQNPQNVAVGDPSSALKAKAATEGAFSTLLLGLGGIALLVGGVGVANTMIISVLERRHEIGLRRSLGATRGQIRIQFVTESLLLSGLGGLAGVALGAAATGAYASTGGLPWVVPLWAVGGGFGATLVIGTVAGLYPAVRASRLSPTLALGAV